In Chitinivibrionia bacterium, the DNA window ATACCAAATTTCGCTTATTTACCGTTTTTCTCCGCAAGTTATAAAATTTACTGCCGAAAAAAATCGGCGTACCTTTTGCAAAATGTGGAACAAGCGTCGAAAGAACGACGGTCGTCCCTCTGATTTCTCCGCAAATTTTACTTTGCATATCTTTTTTATCGTCAAACGGATAAATCGCCGTCGCAGGAATAATATTTTTTCCGTCGGCAAATTTGTGCTTTCTGTAAACCGCAAATTTTTCGTAGCCGTATTTCTTTGCCTGTTCTATCACCCTCTCATTCCACCCCCCGTAAGGAAAGGACAACGTAGAGACAAGGCATGCCTTGTCTCCCCTATCCGCCTTGTCTCTGTCAAATATTGCATTCTCTAATTCGTTTTTGGAATTAAGCAATTCCTGCGCCAATGTCTCATCGTTAAGAAGCGTTAAATCCAAATGCCGAACTCCGTGGCTTGCTATTTCCCAGCCGTTTTGACTTAATTCTTGCAAATTTTCGGCATTCATCATATTTTTTGTGCTGTAAAAATCCGCTATCTTTTCGCCGCCCGCTATCCCGCTCGCCGCAAAAACCGTCGCCGTAAACCCGTATTTTTTAAGTATGGGAAATGCCAAATCAAAGACAGACTTGTGCCCGTCGTCAAAGCAGATACAAACCTCGTCTTTTTGCATTGTAAATTCGCTGAATAAAACCGCTTTTTTTCGAGAGAGAGAAAGCTGAGTACAAAAAACTTCAAACTGCGCCGCCGAAACCTGCGAAAGCGACAGAGGTATCCCCTTTGATATTCTGTGAAAAAGTAGAACGCCCACATTTTTATTTGGGGGCACAAGAAGTCCCGCAAAAAAACCAAGCAAAAGCGGCAACAATAAAACAGCTAACGCTGTAAAAATCATTTTTTATCCGTTTTTTTATACGACGAC includes these proteins:
- a CDS encoding polysaccharide deacetylase family protein, with the translated sequence MIFTALAVLLLPLLLGFFAGLLVPPNKNVGVLLFHRISKGIPLSLSQVSAAQFEVFCTQLSLSRKKAVLFSEFTMQKDEVCICFDDGHKSVFDLAFPILKKYGFTATVFAASGIAGGEKIADFYSTKNMMNAENLQELSQNGWEIASHGVRHLDLTLLNDETLAQELLNSKNELENAIFDRDKADRGDKACLVSTLSFPYGGWNERVIEQAKKYGYEKFAVYRKHKFADGKNIIPATAIYPFDDKKDMQSKICGEIRGTTVVLSTLVPHFAKGTPIFFGSKFYNLRRKTVNKRNLV